The Streptomyces spororaveus genome includes a region encoding these proteins:
- a CDS encoding DUF3152 domain-containing protein — MPAGQSNGRSRRSSPRAQRRAERRKRLRRTILLGSAAVVVLSATAYTLLPEADDAKAVAGRAAAQPDPTAGESADTSGNAVPQGGQQTPSPQPSSPPAASPPGSPTPSPAAPTPARPGTFKTSAAAGKAQGKGPARRWRIEVEEGSGVDPESAARSVEAILGDPRGWTKDPKYGFQLVAAGQPVDFTIKIATPKTTDLLCDVVTPELIGETNCSTGHTVVVNLKRWQEGSPQFNGSPEEYRALIINHEVGHELGRGHESCPAPGKPAPAMMQQIKGLLGCKSNAWPYDSDGTYLSGPPVL, encoded by the coding sequence ATGCCGGCAGGCCAATCCAACGGTCGCTCCCGCCGCAGCAGCCCGCGCGCCCAGCGCCGGGCCGAGCGGCGCAAGCGGCTGCGGCGCACGATCCTCCTCGGCTCGGCGGCGGTGGTCGTGCTCTCGGCGACCGCGTACACGCTGCTGCCCGAGGCCGACGACGCGAAAGCCGTCGCGGGCCGGGCGGCGGCCCAGCCGGACCCGACGGCCGGGGAATCGGCGGACACGTCCGGGAACGCGGTCCCGCAGGGCGGCCAGCAAACCCCCTCCCCGCAGCCTTCCAGCCCGCCCGCGGCGTCCCCTCCCGGCTCGCCCACGCCGTCGCCCGCTGCCCCGACACCCGCCCGGCCGGGTACCTTCAAGACCTCCGCCGCCGCCGGAAAAGCGCAGGGGAAGGGGCCCGCGCGCCGCTGGCGGATCGAGGTCGAGGAGGGCAGCGGGGTCGACCCGGAGTCGGCCGCCCGCTCGGTCGAGGCGATCCTCGGCGATCCGCGCGGCTGGACCAAGGACCCGAAGTACGGCTTCCAGCTCGTCGCGGCGGGCCAGCCGGTGGACTTCACCATCAAGATCGCGACGCCGAAGACCACCGACCTCCTGTGCGACGTGGTCACGCCCGAGCTCATCGGCGAGACCAACTGCAGCACCGGGCACACCGTCGTGGTCAACCTCAAGCGCTGGCAGGAGGGTTCGCCGCAGTTCAACGGCTCACCCGAGGAGTACCGGGCGCTGATCATCAACCACGAGGTCGGGCACGAGCTCGGCCGCGGGCACGAGTCGTGCCCGGCCCCCGGCAAGCCCGCTCCGGCGATGATGCAGCAGATCAAGGGGCTTCTCGGCTGCAAGTCCAACGCCTGGCCGTACGACTCCGATGGAACCTACCTGTCCGGTCCGCCCGTCCTATAG
- a CDS encoding glutaminase codes for MLERIAADIAPLIGSGTPAEYIPALASVDRRQFGMAVADLDGNVFGVGDWRVPFSAQSITKVFALALALAEGGDSLWERVGREPSGNPFNSLVQLEYENGIPRNPFINAGALVVTDRLQTLTGDASSELLEFLRQESQNPDIGFDAEVAASEQEHGDRNAAVAHFMASYGNIDNPVPALLEHYFWQCSIEMSCADLARAGRFLARHGLRADGTRLLTRSEAKQINAVMLTCGTYDAAGEFAYRVGLPGKSGVGGGIVAVVPGQCTLAVWSPGLDARGNSVAGVAALDRFTTLTGLSVF; via the coding sequence CTGCTGGAGCGGATCGCGGCCGACATCGCCCCGCTGATCGGCAGCGGCACCCCGGCCGAGTACATTCCGGCGCTGGCCTCCGTGGACCGGCGGCAGTTCGGGATGGCCGTCGCCGACCTCGACGGCAACGTCTTCGGGGTCGGGGACTGGCGGGTGCCCTTCTCCGCCCAGTCCATCACCAAGGTCTTCGCGCTCGCCCTGGCCCTGGCCGAGGGCGGCGACAGCCTGTGGGAGCGGGTCGGGCGGGAGCCCTCCGGCAACCCGTTCAACTCGCTCGTGCAGCTGGAGTACGAAAACGGCATTCCGCGCAATCCATTCATCAACGCGGGCGCCCTCGTGGTCACCGACCGGCTCCAGACGCTGACGGGTGACGCGAGCAGCGAGCTGCTGGAGTTCCTGCGGCAGGAGAGCCAGAACCCGGACATCGGCTTCGACGCCGAGGTCGCCGCCTCCGAGCAGGAGCACGGCGACCGCAACGCGGCCGTCGCCCACTTCATGGCCTCGTACGGGAACATCGACAACCCGGTGCCCGCGCTGCTGGAGCACTACTTCTGGCAGTGCTCCATCGAGATGAGCTGCGCCGATCTGGCCCGCGCCGGGCGCTTCCTGGCCCGGCACGGGCTCCGCGCGGACGGCACGCGGCTGCTGACGCGCAGCGAGGCCAAGCAGATCAACGCGGTGATGCTGACCTGCGGGACGTACGACGCGGCGGGCGAGTTCGCCTACCGCGTCGGGCTGCCCGGCAAGAGCGGCGTGGGCGGCGGCATCGTCGCCGTCGTCCCGGGCCAGTGCACCCTCGCGGTGTGGAGCCCGGGCCTGGACGCCCGGGGGAACTCCGTGGCGGGCGTGGCGGCCCTCGACCGCTTCACCACGCTGACCGGGCTCTCCGTGTTCTAG
- a CDS encoding demethylmenaquinone methyltransferase, translating to MTRASLDKQPHEVASMFDGIAAKYDLTNDVISLGQARLWRKEVAKAVGARPGHVVLDLAAGTATSSLPFAATGAYVVPCDFSLGMLMEGKKKHSWLPLTAGDATKLPFGDDVFDTVTISFGLRNVQDTDAALRELYRVTKPGGQVVICEFSQPTWGPFRTVYMEYLMRALPPVARTVVSDPEPYVYLAESIREWPDQPALAALLQKAGWSGVAWRNLSGGIVALHRGFKD from the coding sequence GTGACAAGGGCTTCCCTGGACAAGCAGCCGCACGAAGTCGCCTCCATGTTCGACGGCATCGCGGCGAAATACGACCTCACCAACGACGTCATCTCGCTGGGCCAGGCCCGGCTGTGGCGCAAGGAGGTCGCGAAGGCGGTCGGCGCGCGCCCCGGGCACGTGGTCCTCGACCTGGCCGCCGGAACCGCCACCTCCTCGCTGCCCTTCGCCGCCACCGGCGCGTATGTCGTCCCCTGCGACTTCTCCCTGGGCATGCTCATGGAGGGCAAGAAGAAGCACTCCTGGCTGCCGCTGACCGCCGGTGACGCGACGAAGCTGCCGTTCGGGGACGACGTCTTCGACACCGTCACGATCTCCTTCGGGCTGCGCAACGTCCAGGACACCGACGCCGCGCTGCGCGAGCTGTACCGGGTGACGAAGCCCGGCGGGCAGGTCGTCATCTGCGAGTTCTCGCAGCCCACCTGGGGGCCGTTCCGCACGGTCTACATGGAGTACCTGATGCGGGCGCTGCCGCCGGTGGCCCGCACGGTGGTGTCCGACCCGGAGCCGTACGTGTACCTCGCCGAGTCCATCCGCGAATGGCCCGACCAGCCGGCGCTGGCCGCCCTGCTGCAGAAGGCCGGCTGGTCCGGGGTCGCCTGGCGCAACCTCAGCGGCGGCATCGTCGCGCTGCACCGGGGATTCAAGGACTGA